In Kiritimatiellia bacterium, one genomic interval encodes:
- the feoB gene encoding ferrous iron transport protein B, whose translation MSGPLLTLEPTTAERHRRTPRVVLLGNPNAGKTTLFNALTGHRAKTANFPGTTVSHRVGAMERNGFRASLVDLPGLYSLNPTTLEERIAAEAFLGGSPHSHRPEAAIVVADATNLERNLFLVSQVLEHDVPVVVALNMIDLADAEGMRIDVAGLSRELGCPVVAVSAKTGRGLDDLVAALAKELGRTETRIPIIQQAIACSACSTCPFQNRYTWTESVAGRFVRAPRTARSGRTEQIDRVLTHPVGGLIAFFGVMAVMFYLIFHLASVPMDMIDHLFATIGNLVARVVPPGDLQSLLVNGVIGGVGGILVFLPQICILFFFLALLEDTGYLARAAFVMDRLMRRIGLPGKAFVPLLSAHACAIPAIMATRVIEDRRDRLVTILVAPLMTCSARIPVYTMVIALLFPDKPGLAAATFLGAYGVGIIAGILSAFLLKRTILPGETRPLVIELPNYRMPSLRTALLHTYDQARMFVKQAGTLILMISVILWAMATYPKSDPPAEALQLREQAAALNAAGQMDKAAELEREATFQEEQYALAHSLAGRIGHWIEPLIEPLGFNWQIGIGIVSSFAAREVIVSTLAVVYGVGADRAEEEPTSLYDTLRQARRADGSPVFTTATCFSLLVFYILAAQCLPTQAVTRKETGSWKWAALQLGYMSVLAYTAAWATYQALRALGIS comes from the coding sequence ATGAGTGGGCCCCTCCTCACCCTCGAACCGACCACCGCGGAACGGCACCGCCGGACGCCCCGGGTTGTCCTATTGGGCAATCCGAACGCCGGCAAAACGACGCTCTTCAACGCCCTGACAGGGCATCGGGCCAAAACAGCTAATTTCCCGGGCACCACTGTGTCGCACCGCGTCGGCGCCATGGAACGCAATGGATTTCGGGCCTCCCTAGTTGACCTGCCCGGCCTCTATAGCCTGAACCCCACCACCTTGGAAGAACGAATCGCCGCGGAGGCCTTTCTGGGTGGGTCGCCCCATAGCCATCGTCCGGAGGCGGCCATCGTCGTCGCGGACGCAACCAATCTCGAGCGAAATCTATTCCTCGTCAGCCAAGTGCTGGAGCACGACGTGCCGGTCGTGGTTGCGCTGAACATGATCGATCTTGCGGACGCGGAGGGCATGCGCATCGACGTGGCGGGTTTGTCGCGGGAACTGGGCTGCCCCGTGGTCGCCGTTAGCGCGAAGACGGGTCGCGGGCTCGATGATCTTGTCGCCGCGCTGGCGAAGGAACTGGGACGAACCGAAACGAGGATTCCGATCATTCAGCAGGCTATCGCGTGCTCTGCCTGCTCGACCTGCCCCTTCCAAAACCGCTACACGTGGACCGAATCGGTCGCGGGCCGGTTCGTCCGTGCACCGCGAACGGCCCGCAGTGGGCGGACGGAACAAATCGACCGGGTCCTGACCCATCCAGTGGGGGGGCTGATCGCGTTCTTCGGGGTTATGGCGGTCATGTTTTACCTGATTTTCCATCTGGCCTCCGTGCCGATGGACATGATCGACCACCTGTTTGCGACGATTGGAAATCTCGTAGCGAGGGTCGTTCCGCCCGGCGATCTTCAGAGCCTGCTGGTTAACGGCGTGATCGGCGGGGTCGGCGGCATCCTCGTTTTCCTTCCCCAAATCTGCATCCTCTTCTTCTTCCTCGCGCTTCTGGAAGACACCGGATATCTCGCGCGCGCGGCCTTCGTGATGGACCGGTTGATGCGTCGCATCGGCCTGCCCGGGAAGGCCTTCGTCCCGCTGCTTTCCGCGCATGCGTGTGCAATTCCGGCAATAATGGCGACGCGGGTGATCGAGGACCGGCGCGACCGCCTGGTGACCATTCTGGTTGCGCCGCTCATGACCTGCTCGGCGCGAATCCCCGTCTACACTATGGTGATCGCGCTGTTGTTCCCGGATAAGCCCGGGCTGGCCGCCGCTACTTTTCTCGGGGCATACGGGGTAGGCATCATCGCCGGAATTCTTTCGGCATTTTTGCTCAAGCGGACTATTCTGCCGGGTGAAACCCGTCCGCTGGTGATCGAGCTGCCGAATTACCGTATGCCCTCACTCCGGACGGCGCTGCTCCACACCTATGACCAGGCTCGAATGTTCGTCAAACAGGCGGGCACGCTGATCCTGATGATCTCTGTGATCCTATGGGCTATGGCCACGTATCCGAAATCGGACCCGCCGGCGGAGGCGCTCCAGCTCCGCGAGCAGGCCGCGGCGCTAAACGCCGCTGGGCAAATGGACAAAGCCGCCGAGCTGGAGCGAGAGGCGACTTTCCAAGAGGAACAGTATGCGCTCGCCCACTCGCTGGCCGGCCGGATCGGGCACTGGATCGAACCGCTGATCGAGCCGCTGGGCTTCAACTGGCAGATCGGCATCGGGATTGTCTCGTCGTTCGCCGCACGTGAGGTGATCGTCTCGACGCTGGCCGTTGTTTACGGTGTCGGCGCGGATCGCGCAGAGGAGGAACCGACGTCACTCTACGATACGCTTCGCCAGGCCCGCCGCGCAGACGGGTCGCCGGTCTTCACGACGGCGACCTGCTTTAGCCTGCTCGTTTTCTACATCCTCGCCGCACAATGCTTGCCGACCCAGGCAGTCACACGCAAGGAGACGGGCAGTTGGAAATGGGCCGCCCTTCAACTTGGCTACATGAGCGTCCTGGCGTACACCGCGGCGTGGGCCACCTACCAGGCGCTCCGCGCGCTCGGGATTTCTTAA
- a CDS encoding DUF2723 domain-containing protein codes for MTPSAGNSADRVETDSYRNSTDFFDLTEGKFFRRSDWLAFWITFLIAFGVYFYTNAPTVTLEDSGELAVASDYLGVPHPPGYPIWTLVTWFFQWIFHWVRYYGQPDGNLTLVLKSLKDVFDGGGFQGHPNPAWSVGLSSGFFSALAAAILAQLISRSGGDILRGVVTATRVLGLRHESFISAVAGITGGLLFAFSPVVWSQATIVEVYGLNAFFMALVTALVYRWMCRPKEDKTLYIASFAFGLGLTNHQALLFLSPALLVAIAMRDTKLFRDTLAGACWLFALAMLALAYRMGTPVSPESLQKKQMMIAIGLVFLVAPAALFLLERELLTEWKRVLILVLSAALGLSFYAYLPFASEQNPPMNWGYPRTPEGFIHAVSRGQYEKIDPAVNFRKAVERPGYFAKMLEDVIVDPKGYVSVVAQFTWGISLFALFCLIAIPSVLIYHRVKRTRPDSGQAAARTAMIWTGALLALMLVPLLVVALFTLVFPIPAPFIVVLCGIPLGILLIRLYKWFAEDKLGSGVRWMITTFVAFHSLTVIFLIYQWPNLDVQTLFIGRVQYIQSHAIWAIWISYGLLFAIALLATWLGGNRVVLYAACAGALALTSVPLLKNAYDEEFIKLVGGAEQNGHDFGWQFGAWQLEGVRAILSELPEHERATYPTPDYPPPMTTNAIFFGGTDPGRFVPTYMIYSAHYRSDIYLITQNALADNTYMNVMRDLYGDLIWIPSQQDSNFAFQKYVEDVRAGRIPAGADVSFEGGRVSVQGVQGVMTINGILARMIFDANKARHDFYVEESYVIPWMYPYLTPHGLIMKINRDEVPSLDPELVRKDRAFWDWYVERLMSNPKFLRDVVARKTFSKLRSAIAGLYAYRRMFEEAEYAFQQAIRLYPLSPEANFRLADVEMQQFRFAKAREVIENFLREDPGNDRIAEFLQQIRNLEALDNRRRELEPRMAQGADIGSALELANIYRLMNLTPLFENLTMSIIHQEHLPPQVILQVSELFAQANRPDLLTAALERYVSKEPSNARVWFDLAAAQAQLMRSTDAVRSLRRAIELGGEPMRDMARKDPRFASIRDTPQFRAIVPPQQRIELPMNLNLPGF; via the coding sequence ATGACGCCATCCGCCGGGAATTCAGCCGACCGCGTCGAAACGGATTCGTACCGGAATTCAACTGACTTTTTCGACCTCACCGAGGGTAAATTTTTTCGCCGATCCGACTGGCTGGCCTTTTGGATCACTTTCCTGATCGCGTTCGGCGTCTATTTTTACACCAACGCGCCGACGGTCACCCTGGAGGATTCCGGGGAGCTCGCCGTGGCGTCGGATTATCTCGGCGTTCCGCATCCGCCCGGCTATCCAATCTGGACGCTCGTAACTTGGTTTTTCCAGTGGATCTTCCACTGGGTCCGGTATTATGGGCAACCGGATGGCAACCTGACCTTGGTCCTCAAATCCCTGAAGGACGTTTTCGACGGCGGCGGCTTTCAGGGGCACCCGAATCCCGCGTGGTCCGTGGGGCTTTCATCCGGCTTCTTCAGTGCGCTAGCGGCGGCCATTCTCGCGCAACTGATTTCGCGATCGGGCGGCGACATCCTCCGCGGCGTGGTTACCGCCACGCGCGTCCTCGGCCTTCGGCATGAGAGCTTCATCAGCGCCGTGGCCGGCATCACCGGGGGGCTCCTGTTTGCATTCAGCCCCGTTGTGTGGTCGCAGGCGACGATCGTGGAGGTTTACGGACTCAATGCCTTCTTCATGGCCCTGGTGACGGCGTTGGTGTACCGCTGGATGTGCCGACCGAAGGAGGACAAGACGTTATACATCGCGTCCTTTGCATTCGGGCTCGGCCTTACCAACCATCAGGCACTGCTGTTCCTCTCGCCGGCCCTGCTGGTCGCGATCGCGATGCGGGACACCAAACTTTTCCGGGACACGCTGGCCGGCGCCTGCTGGCTGTTCGCGCTGGCTATGCTCGCGCTGGCGTATCGAATGGGGACGCCTGTCTCGCCAGAGTCTCTTCAAAAGAAACAGATGATGATCGCGATCGGACTGGTGTTCCTCGTTGCGCCGGCTGCGCTGTTCTTGCTTGAACGCGAGTTGCTGACCGAGTGGAAGCGGGTCTTGATTCTTGTCCTGTCGGCGGCGCTTGGCCTGTCCTTCTATGCCTATCTGCCATTCGCGTCCGAGCAAAACCCGCCGATGAACTGGGGCTACCCGCGCACGCCGGAGGGGTTCATCCACGCCGTCTCACGCGGCCAGTACGAGAAAATCGACCCCGCTGTGAACTTCCGCAAGGCGGTCGAACGGCCTGGCTATTTCGCAAAAATGCTCGAGGACGTGATTGTCGACCCGAAAGGATACGTCTCGGTTGTCGCGCAATTCACGTGGGGAATCTCTCTCTTCGCGCTCTTTTGCCTGATCGCCATCCCGTCGGTGCTGATATATCACCGCGTCAAACGTACGCGTCCGGACTCGGGGCAGGCCGCCGCGCGGACGGCCATGATCTGGACGGGTGCGCTGCTGGCGCTGATGCTGGTCCCGCTGCTGGTCGTCGCCCTGTTCACCCTCGTGTTCCCGATTCCGGCTCCGTTCATCGTCGTCCTTTGCGGCATCCCCCTCGGCATCCTGCTCATCCGCCTTTATAAGTGGTTCGCCGAGGACAAGCTCGGCAGCGGTGTTCGGTGGATGATCACCACCTTCGTCGCGTTCCATTCGCTAACTGTTATCTTTCTGATCTACCAGTGGCCGAATCTCGACGTGCAGACGCTGTTCATCGGTCGCGTCCAATACATACAATCCCACGCGATCTGGGCGATTTGGATCTCGTACGGGCTTCTGTTCGCCATCGCGCTCCTGGCCACGTGGCTCGGAGGCAATCGCGTCGTTCTCTACGCCGCTTGTGCGGGCGCTCTCGCGCTGACCAGCGTGCCGCTGCTGAAAAACGCCTACGACGAGGAGTTCATCAAACTCGTCGGCGGCGCCGAGCAGAACGGGCACGACTTCGGCTGGCAGTTCGGCGCCTGGCAGTTGGAAGGCGTGCGGGCCATCCTCTCCGAGCTGCCCGAGCACGAGCGCGCAACGTATCCGACCCCCGATTACCCGCCGCCGATGACCACCAACGCGATCTTCTTCGGCGGCACCGACCCGGGCCGTTTCGTGCCCACCTATATGATTTATTCCGCCCATTACCGGTCCGACATTTACCTCATCACGCAGAACGCGTTGGCCGACAACACGTACATGAACGTGATGCGGGACCTCTACGGCGACCTGATCTGGATCCCGTCCCAGCAGGACAGCAATTTCGCGTTCCAAAAGTATGTCGAGGACGTCCGAGCCGGTCGCATCCCCGCGGGCGCGGACGTCTCGTTTGAGGGCGGCCGCGTCAGTGTTCAGGGTGTGCAGGGCGTAATGACGATCAACGGCATCTTGGCCCGGATGATCTTCGACGCGAACAAGGCCCGACACGACTTCTACGTCGAAGAGAGCTACGTCATTCCCTGGATGTACCCCTATCTAACGCCCCACGGGCTGATCATGAAGATCAACCGGGATGAGGTCCCCTCGTTGGACCCCGAGCTGGTCCGCAAGGACCGCGCCTTCTGGGATTGGTACGTCGAGCGGCTGATGTCGAATCCAAAATTCCTCCGCGACGTGGTGGCGCGCAAAACCTTTTCCAAGCTGCGCAGTGCGATTGCAGGGCTTTATGCCTACCGCCGGATGTTTGAGGAGGCAGAGTACGCCTTCCAGCAGGCGATCCGGCTCTATCCGCTCAGCCCGGAGGCGAATTTCCGGCTCGCCGACGTGGAGATGCAGCAGTTCCGGTTCGCCAAGGCACGCGAAGTGATCGAGAATTTTCTGCGAGAGGACCCTGGCAACGACCGGATCGCCGAGTTTCTGCAACAAATTCGCAATCTGGAGGCGCTCGATAACCGGCGCCGCGAACTCGAGCCGCGCATGGCGCAAGGCGCGGACATCGGATCTGCGCTCGAATTGGCAAACATCTATCGGTTGATGAACCTTACACCGCTATTTGAAAATCTCACCATGAGCATCATCCATCAGGAACACCTGCCGCCCCAGGTCATTCTGCAGGTGTCCGAACTGTTCGCTCAGGCGAATCGACCCGACCTGCTCACGGCTGCTCTCGAACGCTATGTGTCAAAGGAACCCTCTAACGCCCGCGTCTGGTTCGACCTCGCTGCCGCGCAGGCGCAGCTCATGCGGTCAACCGACGCTGTGCGCTCTCTCCGCCGCGCCATCGAGCTCGGCGGTGAACCAATGCGCGACATGGCCCGCAAGGATCCGCGATTTGCCTCAATCCGCGACACTCCGCAATTTCGCGCGATTGTTCCGCCCCAGCAGCGAATTGAGCTGCCGATGAATCTGAACCTACCGGGATTCTGA
- the pdxH gene encoding pyridoxamine 5'-phosphate oxidase — translation MNVYAWLWGVWGVLRGFRETDAAADPIEQFQRWFSFAKRARIHQPNAFSLATCDDGRPSSRMLLLKGVDARGFVFFTNYESRKGREIEKNPRAAMLFFWSELHRQVRIEGALEKISREESEAYFHTRPRGSQLGAWASMQSRPLDSRDTLIRREKEYERKFAGQPVPLPPYWGGFRLTPERMEFWQGRRYRLHDRLVYVREGGRWSIQRLYP, via the coding sequence ATGAACGTTTACGCCTGGCTGTGGGGCGTTTGGGGGGTCCTGCGCGGATTCCGCGAGACGGACGCGGCGGCCGACCCGATTGAGCAGTTTCAGCGGTGGTTTTCGTTCGCGAAGCGGGCGAGGATCCATCAGCCGAATGCATTTTCGCTGGCGACCTGCGATGACGGCCGACCATCGTCGCGAATGTTGCTACTGAAGGGCGTGGATGCCCGGGGCTTTGTGTTCTTTACGAACTATGAGAGCCGCAAAGGCCGGGAGATCGAGAAGAATCCGCGCGCGGCTATGCTCTTCTTCTGGTCCGAACTGCATCGACAGGTCAGAATTGAGGGCGCGCTTGAAAAGATTTCGCGGGAAGAGTCAGAAGCCTATTTTCATACCCGGCCGCGCGGCAGCCAACTTGGCGCCTGGGCTTCGATGCAGAGCCGGCCGCTCGACTCGCGGGATACGCTAATCCGGCGCGAAAAAGAGTATGAACGTAAATTCGCCGGCCAGCCGGTTCCCCTACCTCCTTATTGGGGCGGCTTCCGACTGACTCCCGAACGGATGGAATTCTGGCAGGGGCGGCGCTACCGATTACATGACCGGCTGGTTTACGTTCGAGAGGGCGGGCGCTGGTCGATTCAGCGGCTATATCCCTAG
- a CDS encoding GtrA family protein, with translation MGEILQQFLQRDASPLVQFIKYAIGGGIATAVDMAVFFLLAWKVFPALRENDPVARRLGLRVRPVEEEQRSRRFVICTALAFVFSNLTAYLINIYWVFEPGRHPWYVEVALFYAVSGISIVIGTAIGWSMIRYLHLSTSFSYAGKLIASLLINFVCRKYLVFKG, from the coding sequence ATGGGGGAAATCCTTCAACAATTCCTGCAGCGCGACGCGTCGCCGCTGGTTCAGTTTATTAAATACGCCATCGGCGGGGGCATCGCGACGGCCGTGGATATGGCCGTTTTCTTTCTGTTGGCCTGGAAGGTATTTCCCGCGCTGCGCGAAAACGATCCGGTGGCCCGGCGGCTGGGACTGCGAGTGCGGCCGGTTGAAGAAGAGCAGCGTTCGCGCCGATTCGTCATTTGCACGGCGCTGGCTTTTGTGTTTTCCAACCTCACGGCGTACCTAATTAACATTTACTGGGTGTTCGAGCCGGGGCGTCATCCGTGGTATGTGGAGGTTGCGCTGTTTTATGCCGTATCCGGCATCAGCATCGTGATCGGGACCGCGATCGGGTGGTCGATGATCCGGTATCTGCACCTGAGCACGAGTTTTTCATACGCGGGCAAATTAATCGCGTCCCTGTTGATCAACTTTGTGTGCCGGAAGTATCTCGTTTTCAAGGGCTGA